In Porites lutea chromosome 9, jaPorLute2.1, whole genome shotgun sequence, a single window of DNA contains:
- the LOC140948863 gene encoding uncharacterized protein, whose protein sequence is MSYFFSRLRKNFRLSIASSVDSSQSNPSERVAPIKPVTVPRLELTPAVSSVRISQQLRLELSYHIDQEYFWTESKVVLGYIINESRRFHVFVANRVQEIQNSTSVEQWNHVESKQNPADEASRGVKSQELLHSRWINGPAFLWKTEDQWPINRDHSEGTFDLQNDDPEVKKHVTMGTTQIVKVDSEKTSLCGRVKYFSDWYRGKRAIALCTRYVRSLRARVQKKQCKEELPREVKVIDLESAERAIIRAVQTSAFTEELDVLKQIKRKNPDPNSRVCVTEEN, encoded by the exons atgtcatattttttcag TCGATTGCGTAAGAATTTTCGCTTATCGATTGCTAGTTCTGTCGATTCAAGCCAATCAAATCCTTCTGAGAGAGTTGCCCCCATCAAACCTGTAACCGTACCGAGACTGGAACTCACCCCGGCTGTTAGTTCTGTGAGGATTAGCCAGCAGTTGCGTCTAGAACTTAGTTATCACATTGACCAAGAGTACTTTTGGACAGAGAGCAAAGTGGTCCTTGGATACATAATCAATGAAAGTAGGCGATTTCATGTCTTCGTGGCTAACAGAgttcaagaaattcaaaatagcACTTCAGTTGAACAGTGGAACCACGTCGAATCAAAACAGAACCCTGCAGATGAGGCTTCGCGAGGTGTAAAGTCTCAAGAGTTGTTACATTCTCGTTGGATCAACGGACCTGCCTTTCTTTGGAAGACTGAAGACCAGTGGCCAATAAACCGGGATCACAGTGAAGGTACCTTTGATCTCCAGAATGACGACCCCGAAGTCAAGAAACATGTTACTATGGGAACCACACAAATCGTCAAAGTAGATTCAGAGAAAACAAGCCTGTGTGGGAGAGTGAAGTACTTCTCTGACTGGTATCGCGGCAAACGAGCAATTGCTCTGTGTACACGCTACGTAAGAAGTTTAAGAGCGCGAGTACAGAAGAAGCAATGTAAAGAAGAATTGCCACGAGAAGTAAAAGTCATTGATTTAGAGAGCGCAGAACGCGCTATCATTCGTGCAGTACAGACGAGCGCATTTACGGAGGAGTTAGACGTCTTGAAGCAGATAAAGCGGAAGAATCCGGACCCTAACAGTAGAGTCTGCGTAACAGAGGAAAACTAA